The stretch of DNA ATCCTGATGCCCTGTTTGTCTATGTTAAGCGTAACCCCGGCGACAACATTCACTCCTTGATTGAAGGGTGGAAACGTGATGATGAGTATGGAACCTGGTCCGAACAGCTTCCGGCAGAGGTGTCGATTGATCAGGGTCACTACCGCCGCTGGTGCTTTTTTCTCTTTCCTGGATGGAGAGACTACCTCAATGGGTCGATAGAAAGGGTCTGTGCAGAGCAGTATCGCTCAATGAACCAAGCGATCATTGATGACGCTCAAGGGCTTTCTGCGGGGAGGTTTATGGAGGTTAAATATGAACAGATTCTTGAAGATCCCATCGCCAGTTTTGACAGACTCTACCGCTTCTGTGGGTTGAACTTTACTGCAGCGGTCAGGGAGCACGCCGAAACCGTATTAAGGCGGCCCTACAATGCCTTTTCAGAGATAAAGAAAAACAAATGGGTCGACTCTGGTAACGCGGCGCGAATCAAGCCTGTGCTTGGGCACACAGAGTCGGTTGCGCAGCAGATGGGCTATGAACGTTCTGATTATATGGACGCCCCTGAGTGATCGTTCTGGTGTTGCTGATAGTCGTTGTGCTGCTCGTCAGCTGGGTTCTGTTGTGGGTCAGGTTTGGTCCTGTGCTAAGGGCGGTCTTCAGGGAGCCTGTGCTCGCTACCCCTGTTTTTATACTGGAATGTGACGATTGGGGCGCCGGCGACCATGGTCAAGCGGACAGCCTGAGAGATATACGCGAGATACTGGAGTCCTGCAAGCTTTCAGGTGGAGGGCACCCGGTGATGACGCTGGGAGTGAACCTGGCAGCACCCAGGGTCGTCGATACGGAGCAGGGTTATGGGTTCGACACCGTTACCCTGTCGGCGGCGGAGAGCAGGGAGACCCTGCTAGCCATGCTCGAAGGGCACCATTGTGGGTTGATGCCGCTCCAGCTTCATGGCTTTACACACTTTAGCCCGAGCCAGTTTCAGTCTTATCTCGACACGCTGAAGCAGGGGGGAGAGGCTGGGCCATTTGCGCTAGGAGCCCCCTTGTTGACCGAGCAGTTACCCTCAAGCGTGCAGTCGCGATGGTTACCCGCGCAAACCGATAGCGAGAGCCAGGCTCAGTGGGAAGCGCAAGAACATCAACGGTTATTGGGGATTCCCCCCTGCGTTGCCGTTCCCCCCACCTTTGTGTGGCGTGCAGATATCGAATCAGGGTGGGCAGCGGCTGGCGTAAAAACGGTGGTCACCCCAGGGAGCCGTGCCGTCAATCGAACTTCTAAGGGGTTTGAGTACGACAAAACCAATATAGCTAATGGTGACCTGAGTGAGTCTGGTCTGCTTTGCCTGGTCAGGAGTGTTTACTTTGAGCCCTGTAAAGGGGTCGGCAGTGCTGAGTGTAGACAGGGAATCGAAAGATCCGTCGCCTGTGGGCGACCCGCCATAATAGAGACCCATCGCTGGAACTATATACACCCAGACCCCTCTACCCGAGCGCAATCTTTTGCTGAGCTGAGAGCGCTGATCGCCTGGGTCAACCAGCAGCATCCAGAGTGGCGGTCGTTGAGTACCGCTGCGATAGCGCAGGAGTACCGGCGTACCGCATCGGGGGGGGAGTCAAAAAGCGGGGTTCGTTTTGAACGCGATATGGGTGCCCGGGCCCTGGCCTGGCGGCGGCGGTTAACCTGTAGCCCAATCCCTGGTGTTTTGTGCTGGGCAAGCGGTTTGATGGCGGCACTCTGGTTTGGACAACGCTTGTGGTGGACCCGCAAGCGGGCGTTTTCTGCATGAGTGCCTCGCCTCGTATCTCAGTCATCGTCCCGGTATATAACGGTGCGCGTACTCTTGCCAGAGCGTTGGAGTCCATATTTGAGCAAAGCTTTCCAGCCTGTGAAGTGATTGTAGTGGACGATGGATCCACTGATGACAGCGTTGCTGTTGCCCGCTCCTGCTCGGGGAACATCCAGCTGATACAGCAGGAGAATCAAGGGGTTTCGGCTGCCAGAAACCGTGGCGTTGAGCAGGCACGGGGGGAATGGGTTGCGTTTTTGGATGCGGATGACTGGTTCTATCCCGATCGTTTGAAAGCCCATGCGTCATTGATCGAGCGATACCCTGCGGTGGAGTTGCTCAGTGGTAATTTCGAATACTGGCACACCGACGGCAGCCGGGTACAAAACCTGGATACGCTGTCATGGAAGCATGAGTTGGTGGCCTCTGAAGAGGAAGGTGTGGTTCATGTCACCCCTGAGCTGCGCCGGCTCTATGCGGGGCAGCATGTGGGCGATACGCATACACTCACGATACGTAAAGACCTGTTCACCCGGGTAGGCGGTTATCCAGAAGGGGTCGCAATAGCCGAAGATATGTGTCTACTGCTAAAAGCGCTCGACAACTCCAAGCATCAGGCCGTCGTCCTACAACCGCTGGCCGCCTACTTTGTTCACCCTGAGAGTGTGATACGCAGTGACCCTCTTGCATCACAAAGGGCCGCATTGGAGACCTACCGTCGCTTTATAGAGGGGTACGACTTTCACAAGGAAGAGGTTGCACAAGGAGCTAATGATGCACTGCGAAGGGCGAGACTTGACCTCTCCTACAGCTTGATCAGGCATCGGCATTACCTGGCGGCGCTCACCAATCAGCTAGGGGGCGTGCTCCGAGATCGAGGGCCGGTCGTGGAACGATTGCGCGATCTTTTGTCAGTTGTTCGAGGGTGATGATGTGGATCGATCCTTGGTGGTCGATCAATAGGCTTAACCTAGAGCCGGGATGACACTAAGCTGAAATAAAAAAAGGGAGCCGGTAGGCTCCCTTTTTCGTGACATCCCTGTCACGCGGGATTGGATACTCTCAACTCTTATGCGGAGCGCTTACGCTGCAAGCCACCCATGGCCAGCAGGCCTAAAGCCATGAGCGCCAGCACACCGGGCTCTGGGATAGTGCGCAGATGGGTGATGCTGAAGGCTGCCTGGAACTGATTCACCAAACCCTCTGCGGTCACCATACCAACGCAGCCACTCTCTGCTCCGGCGCGCGCACAGGCGGCATCGGAAAGAACCTGCAAACCAGGACCCGTTCCGGTGTCATGCAGGAAGATGGATGCTGCATAAAGTTCGCCCGCGAAGGGGAAGAGCTGAATGAAGGACAGGGTTTCACTATCAAAGCCAGCGCCTTCAACGTTGAGGACAAAGATGTCACCACAACCAAAGGTCTCTGACCAGGGCACCCCTTCAGGGCACAGGATAGCGGTGTCGGTTGGATGCCAGAAGTTAGGGGTTTCAATGAACTCAATCTCAAAGGTGAGCGGTGGTGCACTGAAACTATCGCCAGGCCCGGGAACCGCAGGCGGATCCGGCAGTTCGGGGTCCAGTGTCAACACATCAAACAGTGTGGCGGCGGTCAGTGCTGTACCGGTAATAACAAAGTTATTGTGGGTGTAGATGGAGGTATCGACAGGCCCTTGGTTGGTTTGTACTGATCCGGTATTTAAGCCAGCGTTATCGACCGATAGCGAACTGCGCTGCTGTGTTGGGTTTAAGTCTGTATTGTTGACGGGATCACCCCACTCCAGGCGGGTAAACCCTCCCAGTGAGGCATTGGGTATCGATGCATCAACACCGGCTGGTTCATAGGCCGTAAAGGCGCTGTTCAACTCATAATTCCAGTCGGTCACGATGATCGCGTTAGCGGAGGCCGACACCAGCAAAGGGGCTGTCAGGCACGCGGCGGTCAGTAGGCGTTTTGCAGTAAACATGATCATTCCCTCGTTAAAAGATCCAAATCCCGGTCGTTTAGGGTTTCAGGCCGGTTCGTCCTTGAAGCTGAGCCGCTAGGCCTGAATGCTCTTATTACGACTGCCTTAAACTATGCAAGGCAGTGGCCATGTTTTTTCTGGTTGTGGTAATTGATTGTTTTTAAATGATAAAAAATGCTTTGCTATACTTCGTTCGCGGTCGTCAGGGGTTACACGCACTGAGGTTGTAAATACTACTGACACTTGTAACCACAACGCCTGAATCCAGGGGAAAGGAGAGTTTTAAATGGTCGATGAGAGCAGCCCGTTGCGAGCGATGGTTGATGTTGCCCGCCGATATCCTTCCGCAGATAACTCACAACCCCTACAGTTTTATTTGGGGGGGCAGACGATCAGCCTCGAGTGCTCTCCCAGTCGCTGCAATGAAGGCCATTATTTCTCCCCGGGATCCCATGCCGTTCAATTCAGTCTTGGGTGTGCCCTGGAGAGCCTGCTGATAACTGCAAAAAATATTGACACACCCGTACAGGTCCTGGAGGGAGAGGGGCGAGTGAGCTGTCGCTTTCCAGATATCGCCAGCGCTAAGGTTACGCCGGCGGCTACCGGCGCCCTGTTAGGACGCCACACAAACCGCGGGCCCTACCGGCGAGAGCCGTTGCCGAAGGCGATACAACAAAGCCTGGCAGGACTATCCGAGGGGCCGGTGTGTGCGCAATGGTTTGAAACCACTCAGGCGAATCCGCTGATTCAGTTGTTGAAAGAAGCCTCATCGTTGCGTTTTCG from Aestuariirhabdus litorea encodes:
- a CDS encoding sulfotransferase family protein, with amino-acid sequence MSATELREKVIKTVRHYQQQTLFGLRGVMNFALPVKASRPVFVVGCSRAGTTLVYKTLSQSLEIGTLNRETHDLWASLHDLQSRGWDSHRLSKQDALSGDEKFITGYFYSRTGMSRFVDKNNQNGLCVSYLNALYPDALFVYVKRNPGDNIHSLIEGWKRDDEYGTWSEQLPAEVSIDQGHYRRWCFFLFPGWRDYLNGSIERVCAEQYRSMNQAIIDDAQGLSAGRFMEVKYEQILEDPIASFDRLYRFCGLNFTAAVREHAETVLRRPYNAFSEIKKNKWVDSGNAARIKPVLGHTESVAQQMGYERSDYMDAPE
- a CDS encoding glycosyltransferase family 2 protein, yielding MLGKRFDGGTLVWTTLVVDPQAGVFCMSASPRISVIVPVYNGARTLARALESIFEQSFPACEVIVVDDGSTDDSVAVARSCSGNIQLIQQENQGVSAARNRGVEQARGEWVAFLDADDWFYPDRLKAHASLIERYPAVELLSGNFEYWHTDGSRVQNLDTLSWKHELVASEEEGVVHVTPELRRLYAGQHVGDTHTLTIRKDLFTRVGGYPEGVAIAEDMCLLLKALDNSKHQAVVLQPLAAYFVHPESVIRSDPLASQRAALETYRRFIEGYDFHKEEVAQGANDALRRARLDLSYSLIRHRHYLAALTNQLGGVLRDRGPVVERLRDLLSVVRG
- a CDS encoding THxN family PEP-CTERM protein; amino-acid sequence: MFTAKRLLTAACLTAPLLVSASANAIIVTDWNYELNSAFTAYEPAGVDASIPNASLGGFTRLEWGDPVNNTDLNPTQQRSSLSVDNAGLNTGSVQTNQGPVDTSIYTHNNFVITGTALTAATLFDVLTLDPELPDPPAVPGPGDSFSAPPLTFEIEFIETPNFWHPTDTAILCPEGVPWSETFGCGDIFVLNVEGAGFDSETLSFIQLFPFAGELYAASIFLHDTGTGPGLQVLSDAACARAGAESGCVGMVTAEGLVNQFQAAFSITHLRTIPEPGVLALMALGLLAMGGLQRKRSA